In Pleurocapsa sp. PCC 7319, the following are encoded in one genomic region:
- a CDS encoding oligosaccharide flippase family protein has protein sequence MSSGTLKKKAIHGTIWTIVGHGASQSIRLGGNLILTRLLVPELFGLMALVHVFITGLELFSDIGIEPSIVRHQRGDDPVFLNTAWTIQVIRGFGIWLCCILIAFPVAQFYEDPRLLWLIPLVGFTSVIWGFTSTSLASFSRHMEIGKLTLFEMGTQIISLTVMLVWAWLSPTIWALIGGTFVSALSQLFWSHRLNSGKPNRFAWNKEIISEIATFGRWIFLSTAMTFLASQADRLILGKLFSFSMLGVYSVAFTFASLPEQVIQNVSNNVIFPVIAQYADLPRKSLRAKIIKKRKFILIGQALFLTLLVTFGDLLIIQLYDERFIQAAWMLPILALGLWPVMLSVTIDRALLVIGNPSYLAFGHIVKFTYMLIGLPLAFSQIGVLGTLIVIALNDLPFYAVVSYGLWREKLTVILQDLQATLLLIGLLTLFLTGRYWLGFGLPIDGIL, from the coding sequence ATGTCATCAGGTACTCTCAAAAAGAAAGCTATTCACGGAACGATTTGGACCATTGTTGGTCATGGAGCAAGTCAAAGTATACGATTGGGCGGTAATCTGATTTTAACTCGTCTGTTAGTACCTGAGCTTTTTGGGCTGATGGCTTTAGTTCATGTATTTATCACTGGCCTAGAATTGTTTTCAGATATCGGCATTGAACCCAGTATTGTTCGCCATCAGCGTGGAGACGATCCTGTTTTTCTGAATACTGCTTGGACAATACAAGTAATACGTGGTTTCGGCATTTGGCTGTGTTGTATTTTAATTGCTTTTCCAGTTGCTCAATTTTATGAAGACCCAAGACTTTTATGGCTGATTCCATTAGTTGGTTTTACTTCTGTTATTTGGGGCTTTACTTCTACCAGTCTGGCTAGCTTTAGCCGCCATATGGAAATTGGCAAGTTAACCCTGTTTGAGATGGGAACGCAGATTATCTCTTTAACAGTTATGCTGGTTTGGGCTTGGCTTAGTCCGACGATCTGGGCTTTAATAGGCGGCACTTTTGTGTCAGCCTTGAGCCAATTATTCTGGAGTCATCGCTTAAATTCAGGAAAACCCAATCGTTTTGCCTGGAATAAAGAGATTATCAGCGAAATAGCTACCTTTGGTAGATGGATATTTTTGTCCACTGCCATGACATTTTTAGCTTCACAAGCAGATCGACTGATTTTAGGGAAGCTTTTCTCCTTTAGTATGCTGGGGGTTTATTCCGTAGCGTTTACCTTTGCCAGTTTACCAGAGCAAGTGATTCAAAATGTTAGTAATAATGTCATCTTTCCAGTCATTGCTCAATACGCAGATTTACCACGTAAAAGTCTGAGAGCCAAAATTATCAAAAAACGAAAGTTTATTCTCATTGGGCAAGCCCTCTTCTTGACTCTCTTAGTTACCTTTGGAGATTTGCTAATTATTCAACTCTACGATGAGCGGTTTATTCAAGCTGCTTGGATGTTACCCATATTGGCGTTAGGACTTTGGCCTGTAATGTTATCCGTAACCATTGATCGAGCATTACTAGTGATTGGCAATCCCAGTTATTTGGCTTTTGGACATATTGTTAAATTCACATATATGTTAATCGGATTACCTTTAGCTTTCTCTCAAATTGGGGTTTTGGGAACGTTGATTGTCATCGCTTTAAACGATCTTCCTTTTTATGCAGTGGTTTCTTATGGTCTTTGGCGAGAAAAGCTGACAGTAATTTTACAGGATCTTCAGGCAACCCTATTACTGATTGGGTTACTAACTTTATTTTTAACAGGACGTTATTGGTTGGGCTTTGGATTACCGATTGACGGAATTTTATAA
- a CDS encoding glycosyltransferase: MKIAYLISQYPKVSHSFIRREIAALEAEGIQVVRYAIRSCAAELVDEADKRELEKTRFILEAGVINLLVNLILVAITRPIRFLATLWLTMKIGWGQDRGLLIHLAYLAEACVLLGWVKASAISHIHAHFAFNPTTVAMLCHELGGPTYSFTVHGPEEIDRAIILSLAEKIKRATFVAAISSYCKSQLYRWCDRAYWSKIHVVHCGLDELFLKHQLTPIPDNSQLVCVGRLNEQKGQLILLEAASQLAREGLEFKLTFVGDGDFRPQVEHAIAELELENQVEITGWVTNSQVSQYILNSRAMVLASFAEGLPVVMMEALALGRPVIGTYIAGIPELIEHESCGWLVSAGSVEDLASTMRTVLRLPVNELEHMSQQGREKIIQQHNISVEAKKLIALFRESKSKTSSQIVNLDNRLLKEVHPSTIQ; this comes from the coding sequence ATGAAAATTGCTTATTTAATTAGTCAATACCCTAAGGTAAGTCATAGTTTTATCAGGCGAGAGATTGCCGCATTAGAAGCAGAAGGAATTCAAGTAGTTCGATATGCAATTCGTTCTTGTGCTGCCGAATTAGTTGATGAAGCGGATAAACGTGAACTGGAGAAAACTAGATTTATTTTAGAAGCTGGTGTAATTAACTTATTAGTTAATTTAATTCTAGTTGCCATTACTAGACCCATACGTTTTCTGGCTACTTTGTGGTTAACGATGAAGATTGGTTGGGGGCAAGATCGAGGTTTATTAATTCACCTGGCTTATCTAGCAGAAGCCTGTGTTTTATTGGGTTGGGTCAAAGCTTCAGCCATATCTCATATTCATGCTCACTTTGCTTTTAATCCCACGACAGTAGCGATGCTATGTCATGAATTAGGGGGTCCTACCTATAGTTTTACCGTTCATGGACCGGAAGAGATTGATCGGGCAATTATTTTATCTCTTGCAGAAAAAATTAAACGGGCAACTTTCGTCGCCGCAATTAGTTCATATTGTAAAAGTCAGCTTTACCGTTGGTGCGATCGCGCCTACTGGTCAAAAATTCATGTGGTTCATTGTGGTTTAGATGAACTGTTTTTAAAACACCAGCTCACTCCCATACCAGATAATTCCCAGTTAGTTTGTGTGGGGAGATTAAATGAGCAGAAAGGTCAGTTGATTTTATTAGAAGCAGCTAGTCAACTAGCTCGGGAAGGACTGGAGTTTAAGCTAACTTTCGTAGGAGATGGAGACTTTCGACCTCAAGTTGAACATGCCATAGCGGAGCTTGAATTAGAAAATCAGGTTGAAATCACTGGCTGGGTTACTAATTCTCAAGTTAGCCAATATATTCTCAATTCACGAGCAATGGTCTTAGCTAGTTTTGCCGAGGGATTACCAGTAGTCATGATGGAAGCCTTGGCTTTAGGTCGTCCAGTTATTGGTACTTATATAGCCGGCATTCCCGAATTAATCGAACACGAAAGTTGTGGATGGTTAGTATCAGCAGGTTCTGTAGAAGATTTAGCCTCGACGATGAGAACTGTTTTACGCCTGCCAGTCAATGAGCTAGAGCATATGAGTCAGCAGGGACGAGAGAAAATTATCCAGCAGCACAATATTTCTGTGGAAGCTAAAAAATTAATTGCTCTGTTTAGAGAATCGAAAAGTAAGACTAGTTCACAAATAGTAAATCTAGACAATAGGTTACTCAAAGAAGTTCACCCCAGCACTATTCAGTAA
- a CDS encoding PqqD family peptide modification chaperone, whose amino-acid sequence MFIDVLVTIFRDVIFLMSIFTLSQIIILFTECFLALLPNNNELKEQNKLIRPRMAILVPAHNEETVIVRTLKALLPQLTHQDRLIVIADNCNDKTAELSRKLGVTVIERNDSLNLGKGYALDYGLRYIQLNPPQIVAIVDADCIVQPDAIDQIALEVMRTKQPVQAVYLMEQPATSNPHNLLSALAFKIKNLVRPQGLYQLNLPCLLTGTGMAFPWSVISQVSLDSSNLVEDMQLSIDLALAGKPPRFCPQAQVRGILPQKEQSAHSQKKRWTHGHLKTIFSQCPRLLKQSVVQRRWDLLAIALDLFVLPLSLLVMIWLIAMTGGLVIGILQGEWRIPILSTISGVLLFISLIGAWIKFARNDAPLKTLLTIPWYLFRKQLPVYLAFIFNRQQQWVKTERDEIAEPIFSLSSQVSAAPEQISAEIASGAIIFHTQSGSYFSLNEIGTFIWRLIQEPQSITDIRDTIIQEYSVTPEVCLRDLLTILEQLAKKELIEISNESIA is encoded by the coding sequence ATGTTTATAGATGTATTGGTAACAATTTTTAGAGATGTTATCTTTTTGATGTCAATTTTTACTCTAAGTCAAATTATTATTCTTTTTACTGAATGTTTTTTGGCGTTATTACCTAATAATAATGAGTTGAAAGAGCAAAATAAGTTAATTAGACCGAGGATGGCGATCTTGGTGCCTGCTCATAATGAAGAAACAGTGATTGTCAGAACTTTGAAAGCATTGCTGCCACAATTGACTCATCAAGATCGGTTAATAGTAATTGCGGATAATTGTAATGATAAAACAGCAGAGTTATCTCGAAAGTTAGGGGTAACTGTAATCGAAAGAAACGATTCTCTAAATCTTGGTAAAGGTTATGCCTTGGATTATGGTCTTCGTTATATTCAGTTAAATCCTCCGCAAATAGTGGCAATCGTTGATGCTGACTGTATTGTTCAACCAGATGCGATCGATCAAATTGCTTTGGAAGTAATGAGAACCAAGCAACCAGTTCAAGCTGTTTATTTAATGGAGCAACCAGCTACATCAAATCCTCATAATTTGCTCTCTGCACTGGCATTTAAAATTAAAAATTTAGTTCGTCCTCAAGGCTTATACCAGCTTAACTTGCCCTGTTTATTAACAGGTACAGGCATGGCTTTTCCCTGGTCAGTAATTTCTCAAGTGTCTTTAGATAGTAGCAACCTTGTCGAAGATATGCAATTGAGTATAGACTTGGCTCTTGCAGGAAAACCCCCAAGATTTTGTCCCCAGGCTCAAGTCAGGGGAATTTTGCCTCAAAAAGAGCAATCCGCTCATAGTCAGAAAAAAAGATGGACCCATGGGCATTTAAAAACTATTTTTTCTCAATGCCCCAGATTGCTTAAACAGTCGGTTGTTCAAAGACGTTGGGATTTACTGGCGATCGCTTTAGATTTATTTGTCTTACCTTTATCTTTACTAGTAATGATCTGGCTTATAGCCATGACTGGAGGACTAGTGATAGGAATCCTGCAGGGAGAATGGAGAATTCCTATTTTATCGACAATATCAGGAGTTCTCTTATTTATTTCTCTTATCGGAGCTTGGATCAAGTTTGCTCGTAATGATGCACCACTTAAAACCTTGCTCACCATACCTTGGTATCTGTTTAGAAAACAACTGCCAGTATATCTAGCCTTTATTTTTAACCGTCAGCAGCAATGGGTAAAAACTGAAAGAGATGAAATTGCCGAGCCAATATTCTCTCTATCATCCCAAGTATCAGCAGCCCCAGAACAGATCTCCGCTGAAATTGCCAGTGGTGCAATTATTTTTCACACCCAATCTGGTTCATATTTTAGTTTGAACGAAATAGGAACATTTATCTGGAGGCTGATTCAAGAGCCGCAATCGATCACAGATATTCGTGACACTATTATCCAAGAATACTCGGTCACTCCTGAAGTATGTTTGCGCGATCTATTAACAATTTTAGAGCAGCTAGCTAAAAAGGAATTAATTGAAATTAGTAACGAGTCTATTGCTTGA